The Neochlamydia sp. S13 genome has a segment encoding these proteins:
- a CDS encoding ParB/RepB/Spo0J family partition protein produces the protein MNVSQEKLSLFEELRNVPLDHINISSFQPRRQFAESELKELAESIKAVGLIHPPIVRPLENSLHYELVAGERRLRAAKLAGLLEIPVLVRSSSHILSAQAALIENIQRVDLNPIEISKALSSLMEEFKFSQEKLAASVGKKRSTIANYLRLLSLPNLIQDSLSKNLITMGHAKAILAVEGAEKQVYLHELILRESLSVREAEKAVQKLKQKIKQKKLSYETRDFYLEQLAEKLQYKLGTKVFIRARGRQGRISIDYFNLDDLERLLEALGVRE, from the coding sequence ATGAATGTTTCCCAGGAAAAACTTTCTTTGTTCGAAGAATTGCGGAATGTGCCGCTCGATCATATTAATATAAGTTCTTTTCAGCCTAGACGGCAGTTTGCTGAATCTGAGTTAAAAGAATTGGCCGAATCTATAAAAGCCGTGGGCTTAATTCATCCACCTATTGTTAGACCTTTGGAAAATTCTTTGCATTATGAGCTGGTGGCAGGAGAAAGGCGTTTGCGTGCTGCCAAGCTAGCAGGCTTACTTGAAATTCCTGTGCTTGTGCGATCGTCAAGTCATATACTTTCTGCCCAAGCTGCTTTAATCGAAAATATTCAGCGAGTGGATTTAAATCCTATCGAGATTTCTAAAGCCCTATCCAGCTTGATGGAAGAATTTAAATTTAGCCAAGAAAAGCTAGCCGCCTCGGTAGGAAAAAAACGTTCGACGATTGCTAATTATCTACGTTTATTGTCTTTACCTAATCTTATACAAGATAGCTTAAGTAAAAATCTAATTACCATGGGGCATGCTAAAGCTATCTTAGCGGTGGAAGGAGCCGAAAAGCAAGTTTATTTGCATGAACTGATTCTAAGGGAGAGTTTAAGTGTGCGTGAAGCTGAAAAAGCGGTGCAAAAACTTAAGCAAAAAATTAAGCAAAAAAAACTCTCTTATGAAACGCGTGATTTTTATTTAGAGCAGTTAGCAGAAAAACTGCAGTATAAATTAGGCACTAAAGTTTTTATCCGCGCAAGGGGGCGGCAGGGCCGTATTTCTATCGATTATTTTAACCTCGACGATCTTGAGCGTTTGTTAGAGGCTTTGGGAGTCAGGGAATAA
- the aroB gene encoding 3-dehydroquinate synthase, whose amino-acid sequence MDPLSFSQWTSINLASQDSSILINPVPLFTDLQLKKDYSQLVIISDANVYPLYGPFLIQQFPCRQINKIIIAPGERSKSLQTANYCWQELQRFEIDRHALIISLGGGVVTDLAGFVASCYMRGLDIIHVPTTLMGMVDAAIGGKTAVNFKGSKNLIGSIHPPRQVWIFSSYLQSLPAEEFSAGLAEIVKYGIIQGPQLFERLEKNTTAILAKDSQFMHLLIVECCKIKAFIVEKDERDYGIRATLNLGHTFAHAIEAAMDYQISHGHAVSIGLSCAFYTSKILGFIEQALIIRLHNLLKSLNLPLSLPEELSEETLISYMYNDKKTVKGKLNLILVKKIGSVESIEAVEPKLILTALKQKKAEKELE is encoded by the coding sequence ATGGATCCCTTAAGCTTTAGTCAATGGACTTCGATTAACCTTGCCTCGCAAGATTCTTCCATTCTTATTAATCCCGTTCCTCTTTTTACAGATCTGCAGCTTAAAAAAGATTATTCCCAGCTAGTTATTATCTCGGATGCTAATGTTTATCCCCTTTACGGACCTTTCCTTATCCAGCAATTTCCCTGCCGTCAAATAAATAAAATTATTATAGCCCCAGGAGAAAGATCTAAAAGCCTGCAAACTGCTAATTATTGCTGGCAAGAACTGCAACGCTTTGAAATAGATCGCCATGCTTTGATTATTAGCCTAGGAGGGGGCGTGGTTACTGATTTAGCAGGCTTTGTAGCCTCTTGCTATATGCGGGGTTTAGATATCATCCATGTCCCTACTACTTTAATGGGAATGGTGGATGCGGCTATAGGAGGAAAAACAGCGGTAAACTTTAAGGGTAGTAAAAATCTGATTGGTAGTATTCATCCTCCCCGCCAGGTATGGATCTTTTCTTCTTACCTTCAATCTCTTCCTGCAGAAGAGTTTAGCGCTGGCTTAGCTGAAATAGTTAAATATGGGATTATTCAAGGTCCTCAGCTGTTCGAGCGATTAGAAAAAAATACAACAGCCATTCTTGCTAAAGATTCTCAATTTATGCATCTTCTCATCGTCGAATGTTGCAAAATTAAAGCCTTTATCGTAGAAAAAGATGAAAGAGATTATGGCATTCGGGCGACTTTAAATCTGGGACATACCTTTGCACATGCCATCGAAGCGGCTATGGACTATCAAATTTCGCATGGCCATGCAGTCTCTATAGGATTAAGTTGCGCTTTTTATACCAGTAAAATTTTAGGTTTTATTGAGCAAGCTCTCATTATTCGCTTGCATAATTTGCTCAAAAGCTTAAACTTGCCCCTTTCATTACCAGAAGAGCTGTCAGAAGAAACTTTGATTAGCTATATGTATAACGATAAAAAAACAGTGAAAGGAAAGCTAAATTTAATCTTAGTGAAGAAAATCGGTAGTGTAGAAAGTATAGAGGCGGTTGAACCTAAGCTTATCTTAACAGCTTTAAAGCAAAAGAAAGCAGAAAAAGAACTTGAATGA